One Candidatus Polarisedimenticolia bacterium genomic region harbors:
- a CDS encoding PPC domain-containing protein yields the protein MSSRALRFIMLLAACGASCGETAFANWIASGTFKYQDREFNAAGFTGVEPSRPIRLATVEVRDANKSGGQAILATTSTDIGGNFAVTVVDSSIRTIAFRVLTDSSAVSGLFLDVTNVNGQQNNYAVTSPNFPNHGPTTNLSMGTVTGVIGAGGEPFNIYDVALNSLMFLRDLNGSYPDAANALLLEWEPVSGVTATNFLSTGIIQVGDPSAYNDTVIQHESGHYARKVYSATDSPGGIHHLTNCNQDLRLAWEEGWATFFGQAVRLHFGLPNPQLYVKMTGQAGPGHLDFYFDVEAEAPYACDGSASEVVVYAALWDLIDSAATPDASPGEEDPSDGMAAPESCVWDVMKNYIRTATNRTLEDFWDGWFTLNEGYSSQIRDVFANQVVQLYEDADEPNETPALAKDFPTTGLLVRKTYFKNVGNGAGTTDADYYAFSGRAGTTYTIETQNLIGDANTSLILYRSDGVTQIAANDDRAPGIKSSLISFVAPQDGTYYVKSFHSTGYGIYGTYDLAIYANIYTVGGGILPTVTPLPKPIATRELH from the coding sequence GTGTCCTCCAGAGCCCTGCGGTTCATCATGTTGCTGGCAGCCTGCGGGGCCTCCTGCGGCGAGACAGCTTTCGCCAACTGGATCGCTTCGGGCACTTTCAAATACCAGGACCGGGAGTTCAACGCCGCCGGCTTCACCGGAGTCGAGCCGAGCCGTCCGATCCGCTTGGCGACGGTCGAGGTCCGGGACGCCAACAAGAGTGGCGGGCAGGCGATTCTGGCGACCACCTCCACCGACATCGGCGGCAATTTCGCGGTCACCGTCGTCGATTCGAGCATCCGGACGATCGCCTTCCGGGTCCTCACCGACTCGTCGGCGGTGTCGGGGCTCTTCCTCGACGTGACCAACGTCAACGGGCAGCAGAACAATTACGCTGTCACGAGCCCCAACTTTCCCAACCACGGCCCGACGACGAACCTGAGCATGGGCACGGTGACCGGCGTGATCGGCGCCGGAGGGGAGCCCTTCAATATCTATGACGTCGCCCTCAACAGCCTGATGTTCCTCAGGGATCTCAACGGCAGCTACCCCGACGCCGCCAACGCCCTTCTCCTGGAGTGGGAGCCGGTCAGCGGGGTCACCGCGACCAACTTTTTGAGCACCGGCATCATCCAGGTGGGCGATCCTTCCGCTTACAACGACACGGTGATCCAGCACGAGTCGGGGCATTATGCACGGAAAGTCTACTCCGCGACCGACAGCCCGGGCGGCATCCATCATCTCACCAACTGCAACCAGGATCTCCGGCTGGCGTGGGAGGAGGGCTGGGCCACCTTCTTCGGCCAGGCGGTGCGGCTTCACTTCGGCCTTCCCAATCCGCAGCTCTACGTCAAGATGACGGGGCAGGCGGGACCCGGCCATCTCGACTTCTATTTCGACGTCGAGGCGGAGGCGCCCTACGCCTGCGACGGCTCCGCCAGCGAGGTGGTCGTCTACGCCGCCCTCTGGGATCTCATCGATTCCGCCGCCACGCCCGACGCCTCGCCCGGGGAGGAAGACCCCAGCGACGGGATGGCGGCGCCCGAGTCGTGCGTCTGGGACGTCATGAAGAACTACATCCGCACGGCCACCAACCGCACGCTGGAGGACTTCTGGGACGGCTGGTTCACCTTGAACGAGGGATATTCCAGCCAGATCCGGGACGTCTTCGCGAACCAGGTGGTCCAGCTCTACGAGGACGCGGACGAGCCGAACGAGACGCCCGCCCTGGCGAAAGACTTTCCGACGACGGGACTCCTGGTGCGCAAGACCTACTTCAAGAACGTCGGGAACGGGGCCGGCACGACCGACGCCGATTATTACGCCTTTTCGGGGCGCGCCGGAACGACTTATACGATCGAGACCCAGAACCTGATCGGCGACGCCAACACCTCACTCATTCTCTACCGCTCCGACGGCGTGACGCAGATCGCCGCGAACGACGATCGAGCCCCGGGGATCAAGTCCTCGCTCATCAGCTTCGTCGCCCCGCAGGATGGGACCTACTACGTCAAGTCGTTCCACAGCACCGGCTACGGCATCTACGGCACCTACGATCTGGCGATCTACGCGAACATCTACACGGTCGGCGGCGGCATCCTTCCCACCGTCACCCCCCTCCCGAAGCCGATCGCCACGCGCGAGCTCCACTAG
- a CDS encoding ABC transporter ATP-binding protein → MKSLRFDNVTKSFGGGGRRVEALSGLSLEVAACGFVCIVGPSGCGKTTLLSLAAGLERPDSGSVTVDGKMVEGPAPDRVLVFQEPALFPWLSVRRNVEFGLWAQGAPAGRRHRTSHRFLKLMHLTRFAQARVHELSGGMKQRAALARSLAADPDILLMDEPFASLDSQTRDLLIVELQEIWMRTQKTVLFVTHNLREAACLGDRVVVLSARPGRTIRVLEIDLPRPRQIESPGLMEAIRPAVQDLRAEVAKVAEEEARRAPAD, encoded by the coding sequence TTGAAGTCCCTGCGGTTCGACAACGTCACCAAGTCGTTCGGCGGCGGCGGACGGCGCGTGGAAGCCCTCTCCGGACTGTCGCTCGAGGTGGCGGCGTGCGGTTTCGTCTGCATCGTGGGGCCGAGCGGTTGCGGGAAGACGACGCTTCTCAGCCTCGCCGCGGGGCTCGAGCGGCCCGACTCGGGCAGCGTGACGGTCGACGGCAAGATGGTCGAGGGGCCGGCGCCCGATCGGGTGCTCGTCTTCCAGGAGCCGGCCCTGTTTCCCTGGCTGAGCGTCCGCCGGAACGTGGAGTTCGGGCTCTGGGCCCAGGGAGCGCCCGCCGGCCGGCGCCACCGGACGTCGCACCGCTTCCTCAAGCTGATGCATCTCACCCGCTTCGCGCAGGCGCGGGTCCACGAGCTCTCGGGCGGCATGAAGCAGCGGGCCGCTCTGGCGCGCAGCCTGGCCGCCGATCCCGACATCCTGCTGATGGACGAGCCGTTCGCGTCGCTCGACAGCCAGACGCGCGACCTGCTCATCGTCGAGCTGCAGGAGATCTGGATGAGGACCCAGAAGACGGTCCTGTTCGTGACCCATAACCTGAGGGAAGCGGCCTGCCTCGGGGATCGCGTCGTGGTCCTTTCGGCGCGACCGGGCCGGACGATCCGCGTCCTGGAGATCGACCTGCCGCGGCCGCGGCAGATCGAGAGCCCCGGGCTGATGGAGGCGATCCGGCCCGCCGTGCAGGATCTCCGGGCGGAAGTGGCGAAAGTGGCGGAGGAGGAGGCACGCCGTGCGCCGGCTGATTAG
- a CDS encoding ABC transporter permease, with protein MRRLIRLILFLVLLVGAWQLICHFEVWPPYLLPKPSEVAGSLLDGMRDRSIPIAVRSSLVRLGIGFGLSILVGGPLGILLALSRLLRDTLGTLVLGFQSLPSICWFPLALLWFGLSEKSVVFVAFMGSVLSIAVTVEAGIRTIPPQYLRVARNLGAKGPRLLAGVILPAALPSFVAGTKLGWSFAWRSLLAGELLFAGPGLGFLLTMGRELNDMARVIGIMLVVMVIGVAVDRLVFAPLERKLMRAWGLGRA; from the coding sequence GTGCGCCGGCTGATTAGGCTGATCCTCTTCCTCGTTCTGCTGGTGGGGGCCTGGCAGCTGATCTGCCATTTCGAGGTATGGCCCCCCTATCTTCTTCCCAAGCCGTCGGAGGTGGCCGGGTCGCTCCTCGATGGAATGCGCGATCGGAGCATCCCGATCGCCGTCCGCTCGAGCCTGGTGCGCCTCGGGATCGGATTCGGACTTTCCATCCTGGTCGGCGGTCCTTTGGGAATTCTCCTCGCCTTGTCGCGCCTCCTCCGCGATACTCTGGGGACGCTGGTGCTGGGGTTCCAGAGCCTGCCCAGCATCTGCTGGTTCCCCCTGGCGCTTCTCTGGTTCGGACTGTCGGAGAAGTCGGTCGTCTTCGTCGCCTTCATGGGGAGCGTGCTGTCGATCGCCGTCACCGTCGAAGCGGGGATCCGCACGATCCCGCCGCAGTACCTGAGGGTGGCGAGGAACCTCGGCGCGAAAGGGCCGCGGCTCCTGGCGGGGGTCATCCTGCCCGCGGCGCTGCCCTCCTTCGTGGCCGGCACGAAGCTGGGATGGTCGTTCGCCTGGAGGTCGCTCCTGGCGGGTGAGCTGCTGTTCGCCGGGCCGGGGCTCGGCTTCCTGCTCACCATGGGACGCGAGTTGAACGACATGGCCAGGGTCATCGGAATCATGCTGGTCGTCATGGTGATCGGCGTCGCGGTGGACCGGCTGGTGTTCGCTCCGCTGGAGCGGAAGCTGATGCGGGCGTGGGGGCTCGGCCGCGCCTGA
- a CDS encoding NUDIX hydrolase, producing the protein MHVTDAEIRRIEGLYGKPEEENLAFEMGPREWEILRRSQSHGRVHDVTLFVIRDGQLATIAKHPYPPGIFRAPSGGVLPGESMEEGIAREMMEETGLEVRLTRYVLRVRVEFQHRGAKTNWMTHVFAADFVSGEIAPLDLEEIREARWSPLSELAGTVRQALLASGSAGLRYRAWLHDRVMAILEKGS; encoded by the coding sequence ATGCACGTCACGGACGCGGAGATTCGCCGCATCGAAGGCCTCTATGGGAAGCCCGAGGAAGAGAACCTCGCTTTCGAGATGGGCCCGCGGGAGTGGGAAATCCTGCGGCGCAGCCAGTCCCACGGCCGGGTCCACGACGTCACCCTGTTCGTCATCCGGGACGGTCAGCTCGCGACGATCGCCAAGCATCCCTACCCTCCCGGGATCTTCCGCGCCCCCAGCGGAGGAGTCCTGCCCGGGGAGTCGATGGAGGAGGGCATCGCCCGGGAGATGATGGAGGAGACCGGTCTCGAGGTCCGGCTCACGCGTTACGTCCTGCGGGTGAGGGTCGAGTTCCAGCATCGGGGAGCCAAGACCAACTGGATGACGCACGTCTTCGCCGCCGACTTCGTGTCGGGGGAGATCGCCCCGCTCGACCTCGAGGAGATTCGTGAAGCGCGCTGGTCGCCGCTCTCGGAGCTCGCCGGAACGGTTCGCCAGGCGCTGCTGGCCTCCGGCTCGGCAGGGCTGCGCTACCGGGCCTGGCTGCACGATCGGGTGATGGCCATTCTGGAAAAGGGGTCCTGA
- a CDS encoding SDR family oxidoreductase — MDLGLRGKVAVVCGASAGMGKATALSLAREGVRLALCARHAPALEKAAEEIRSTTGAEVLVHPADVTDEEAIGRFLEAASAKLGEADILVNNAGGPPAGSFEDTPAEAWDRAHRLTLQSAVSFCRRLAPGMKKRRWGRIVSITSLTVKQPAESLILSNVYRSALTAVSKTLAADLAPFGVTVNCVCPGYTDTERLGELAAALAETRKISEAEVRREWEKSIPAGRLGRSEEVADLITFLASDRAGYLTGASILVDGGLVRAMV, encoded by the coding sequence ATGGATCTGGGTCTGCGAGGCAAGGTGGCGGTGGTCTGCGGCGCGAGCGCCGGGATGGGTAAGGCGACCGCGCTGAGCCTCGCGCGCGAAGGGGTCCGCCTGGCGCTGTGCGCGCGCCACGCGCCGGCGCTGGAGAAGGCGGCCGAGGAAATCCGCTCCACGACCGGGGCCGAGGTGCTCGTCCATCCGGCCGACGTCACCGACGAGGAGGCGATCGGAAGATTCCTGGAGGCGGCCTCCGCCAAGCTGGGCGAGGCCGACATTCTCGTCAACAACGCCGGGGGGCCGCCCGCCGGAAGCTTCGAGGACACGCCTGCCGAGGCCTGGGACCGGGCCCACCGGCTGACCCTCCAGTCGGCCGTCTCCTTCTGCCGCCGCCTCGCGCCCGGGATGAAGAAGCGGCGCTGGGGGCGCATCGTCTCGATCACCTCCCTGACGGTGAAGCAGCCGGCGGAAAGCCTGATCCTCTCGAACGTCTACCGATCGGCCCTGACCGCGGTCTCGAAGACGCTGGCCGCCGACCTGGCCCCCTTCGGCGTCACGGTGAACTGCGTCTGCCCCGGCTACACCGACACGGAGCGGCTGGGCGAGCTGGCCGCGGCGCTGGCGGAGACGAGGAAGATCTCCGAGGCCGAGGTCCGCCGGGAGTGGGAGAAGAGCATTCCCGCCGGCCGGCTGGGACGCAGCGAGGAGGTCGCCGATCTCATCACGTTCCTGGCCTCGGACCGGGCCGGGTACCTCACCGGCGCCTCGATTCTCGTAGACGGCGGCCTCGTCCGGGCGATGGTATAA
- a CDS encoding ATP-binding protein → MKAEKNPCRLLASEILRLVPCDRIAIAIPLPDGSGFRICGTEPDGALFTDLHIPARGSCTAHVAAQRHGKLLAAIGEETHFAEEESLYRAGIRDAAFIPLFLAGELQGVAIVGRTEVNSLEPKSVRCLEKVSGLLAAVLASSLATAASHGPAAAVAFARRIPQEEEVERVCRGLLETILEQTGIRRAVLTLLDLEMNSYQWFFTGLSDAEIEEFHRHPPGEEEQRRIFQAERPPAGEGAASPLYVPLFGTRQRPLGYLTLEPGGGGAAALAADSLPAVETMAGMASLALERNQLVGEIKRERGRMQKIQEQLLHSERLSALGQLLSGLAHELNNPLAGVVGFAELALRNNTNPRCERDLQRIVSESQRCRKIVTNVLDFARRTKAERRVMDLNELVENVLDLRAYQLKLDNVKVQIDLDKVLPSTVGDYHQIQQVLLNIINNAHQAMQEVPGERTLTLRTRAAEEKIRIEIIDSGPGISPARLSRVFEPFFTTKAPGKGTGLGLSLSQGIVKQHGGQIRVESVPGKGTAFTVELPIREMEEEREAARPKESENSAEAPHTILVVDDEEVIVDLLHEVLAAVGHKVETARSGEQALDKILATAYDAVISDLKMPGLDGVRLYEQVCREKPEMAGRFVFSTGDLGSAATQDFFQKTGCPFLLKPFDMQAIQTTLSQIFSRT, encoded by the coding sequence ATGAAGGCGGAGAAGAACCCCTGCCGCCTTCTTGCTTCCGAGATCCTCCGGCTGGTGCCCTGCGATCGGATCGCCATCGCCATTCCTCTTCCGGACGGCTCCGGCTTCCGCATCTGCGGCACGGAGCCCGACGGCGCCCTGTTCACCGATCTGCACATCCCGGCACGCGGCTCCTGCACCGCCCACGTCGCGGCGCAGCGCCACGGCAAGCTGCTCGCCGCCATCGGCGAGGAGACCCACTTCGCCGAGGAGGAGTCGCTCTATCGCGCCGGCATTCGCGACGCCGCGTTCATTCCGCTGTTTCTCGCCGGAGAGCTGCAGGGGGTGGCGATCGTGGGACGGACCGAGGTGAATTCGCTGGAGCCCAAATCGGTGCGCTGCCTGGAGAAGGTCTCCGGCCTCCTGGCCGCGGTCCTGGCGTCGTCGCTGGCGACGGCGGCTTCCCACGGCCCGGCGGCGGCCGTCGCCTTCGCCCGGAGGATCCCCCAGGAGGAGGAAGTCGAGCGCGTCTGCCGCGGATTGCTCGAGACGATTCTGGAGCAGACCGGAATCCGCCGCGCCGTGCTCACGCTCCTCGACCTGGAGATGAACAGCTATCAGTGGTTCTTCACCGGGCTGTCGGATGCGGAAATCGAGGAGTTCCACCGGCATCCTCCCGGCGAGGAGGAGCAGCGTCGCATCTTCCAGGCCGAGCGGCCGCCCGCCGGAGAGGGAGCGGCCTCGCCCCTCTACGTTCCGCTGTTCGGCACGCGCCAGCGTCCCCTCGGATACCTGACGCTCGAGCCGGGGGGAGGCGGCGCCGCCGCCCTCGCCGCCGACTCCCTGCCGGCCGTGGAAACGATGGCGGGGATGGCCTCGCTGGCGCTGGAGCGCAACCAGCTGGTCGGCGAAATCAAGCGGGAGCGCGGCCGCATGCAGAAGATCCAGGAGCAGCTCCTGCATTCCGAGCGGCTCTCAGCGCTCGGCCAGCTGCTTTCCGGCTTGGCCCACGAGCTGAACAATCCGCTCGCGGGGGTCGTCGGATTCGCCGAGCTGGCGCTGCGGAACAACACCAACCCGCGCTGCGAGCGGGACCTGCAGCGCATCGTCAGCGAATCGCAGCGCTGCCGGAAGATCGTCACGAACGTGCTGGATTTCGCGCGCCGCACCAAGGCGGAGCGCCGCGTGATGGATCTCAACGAGCTGGTGGAGAACGTCCTCGACCTGCGCGCCTATCAGCTCAAGCTCGACAACGTGAAGGTCCAGATCGATCTGGACAAGGTCCTGCCGAGCACGGTGGGGGACTACCATCAGATTCAGCAGGTCCTCCTGAACATTATCAACAACGCGCACCAAGCGATGCAGGAGGTGCCCGGGGAACGGACGCTGACGCTGCGCACCCGGGCGGCCGAGGAGAAGATCCGCATCGAGATCATCGACAGCGGGCCCGGCATCTCGCCGGCGCGCCTTTCCCGGGTGTTCGAGCCCTTCTTCACGACCAAGGCCCCGGGCAAGGGGACGGGATTAGGGCTGAGCCTCTCCCAGGGGATCGTCAAGCAGCACGGGGGACAGATCCGCGTCGAGAGCGTTCCGGGGAAGGGGACGGCGTTCACGGTGGAGCTTCCCATCCGGGAGATGGAGGAGGAACGGGAAGCGGCGCGCCCGAAAGAGAGCGAGAATTCCGCCGAGGCGCCCCACACCATCCTGGTGGTGGACGACGAGGAGGTGATCGTCGATCTGCTCCACGAGGTCCTGGCGGCGGTCGGACATAAAGTCGAGACGGCCCGCAGCGGCGAGCAGGCCCTGGACAAGATCCTCGCCACGGCCTACGACGCCGTGATCAGCGACTTGAAGATGCCGGGGCTGGACGGGGTGCGCCTCTACGAGCAGGTCTGCCGCGAGAAGCCCGAGATGGCCGGGCGCTTCGTGTTTTCCACCGGCGATCTCGGCAGCGCCGCGACGCAGGATTTCTTCCAGAAGACCGGCTGTCCCTTCCTGCTCAAGCCGTTCGACATGCAGGCGATTCAGACGACCCTCAGCCAGATCTTCTCCCGGACCTGA